A genomic window from Deltaproteobacteria bacterium includes:
- a CDS encoding Eco57I restriction-modification methylase domain-containing protein — translation MPAPKEVLGLVERFDRNRDVYRSPSYNETQLRREFLDPFFAALGWDVDNRAGWAEAYKEVIHEDAIKIGGFTKAPDYCFRVGGNRKFFVEAKKPAVDIRQDSAPAFQLRRYAWSAKLPLSVLTDFEEFAVYDCRIKPSAADKASVGRIRYFTYAEYSEKWEEIASVFSKDAVLKGSFDKYAETTRSRRGTAEVDTAFLQEIESWRDLLARNLAVRNPRLSQRELNFAVQRTIDRIIFLRICEDRGIEPEGRLLALTNAPGIYGRLLELYRQADERYNSGLFHFRQEKGRAEEFDRLTPGLTIEDKVLKDILKNLYYPDSPYEFSVLPADILGQVYEQFLGKVIRLTAGHQAKVEDKPEVKKAGGVFYTPTFIVEYIVRNTVGRLLEGKTPKEAEKITILDPACGSGSFLLGAYQLLLDWHRDWYVDHGKEKYATGKRPALYQGMGGEWRLTTAERKRILTNNIFGVDIDPQAVETTKLSLLLKVLEGESEQTLSSQFKLFHERALPDLGNNIKCGNSLIGSDFYQGASGVLPMFGEEERLRINVFDWEKEFPRILGGADPGFDVVIGNPPYIRIQALKEWAPLEVEFYKQRYASAGKGNYDIYVVFVEKGLSLLNGKGRLGYILPHKFFNAQYGEPLRGLVAKGRHLAEVVHFGDQQVFSGATTYTCLMFLEKSGMDECRFAKVSDISSWNTSINMARVYSRFPEKEALPDKSSGIEGAIPARTIGASEWNFVVGKLSALQRLWNLPVKLADMADIFVGLQTSADKIYILEGDLSKKGLVKVRDSLGNELRLEREILKPFLKDAGISTYAPLTSKHWLLFPYHLSESGAVLISQQEMVSSFPRAWEYLKDNRFALCNRESGKANNEGWYGYIYKKNLIKFHTPKLIVQVISKTGKYSFDDQSLYFTGGGNGPYYGVRLSNPNDVHSLHYLQALLSSELLDFLLHIISSPFRGGYWSYGKRFIEQLPIRTIDFSDPTDKARHDRMVALVELMLSLHKQLAASNTGHEKTALQRQIDATDRQIDQLVYELYGLTDEEIRIVEGDVSKT, via the coding sequence ATGCCCGCCCCGAAAGAGGTCCTTGGACTCGTGGAGCGGTTCGACCGCAACCGCGACGTGTACCGTTCACCCTCCTACAACGAAACACAACTTCGACGAGAGTTCCTCGATCCGTTCTTCGCGGCGCTTGGCTGGGACGTCGACAACCGGGCCGGGTGGGCGGAGGCGTACAAGGAAGTCATCCATGAAGACGCCATCAAGATCGGCGGCTTCACGAAAGCTCCCGACTACTGTTTTCGCGTCGGCGGAAACCGCAAGTTCTTCGTCGAGGCGAAAAAGCCCGCCGTCGACATCCGGCAGGACTCCGCCCCCGCCTTCCAGCTCAGGCGGTACGCCTGGTCCGCCAAGCTGCCGCTGAGCGTTCTCACCGATTTCGAGGAATTCGCCGTCTACGACTGCCGCATCAAGCCGTCGGCGGCGGACAAGGCGTCGGTGGGTCGCATCCGGTATTTCACCTATGCCGAATACTCCGAAAAGTGGGAGGAGATCGCATCCGTCTTCTCGAAGGATGCGGTCCTCAAAGGGTCGTTCGATAAATACGCGGAGACGACCCGATCCAGGAGAGGCACCGCGGAAGTCGACACCGCCTTCCTGCAGGAAATCGAATCGTGGCGCGACCTGCTGGCGCGCAACCTGGCGGTCCGGAATCCGCGGCTGTCGCAACGTGAGCTGAACTTCGCCGTCCAGCGCACCATCGACCGGATCATTTTCCTGCGGATCTGCGAAGACCGGGGCATCGAGCCGGAAGGGCGTCTCCTTGCGCTGACCAACGCTCCGGGAATCTACGGGCGGCTCCTCGAACTGTACCGGCAGGCGGACGAGCGGTACAACTCGGGACTGTTCCACTTCCGGCAGGAGAAGGGGCGCGCGGAGGAGTTCGACCGGCTCACGCCCGGACTGACGATCGAGGACAAGGTCCTCAAGGACATTCTCAAAAACCTGTACTACCCCGACAGCCCCTACGAATTCTCCGTCCTTCCCGCCGACATCCTCGGGCAGGTGTACGAGCAGTTCCTCGGCAAGGTGATCCGCCTGACGGCCGGACACCAGGCCAAGGTCGAGGACAAGCCCGAGGTGAAGAAGGCGGGAGGCGTCTTCTACACGCCCACGTTCATCGTGGAATACATCGTCCGGAACACCGTGGGGCGCCTGCTGGAAGGGAAGACGCCCAAAGAAGCGGAGAAGATCACGATCCTCGACCCCGCCTGCGGGTCCGGTTCCTTCCTCCTCGGGGCATATCAGCTCCTTCTCGACTGGCACCGGGACTGGTACGTGGATCATGGGAAGGAGAAATACGCGACGGGGAAACGTCCCGCCCTCTACCAGGGGATGGGAGGGGAATGGCGGCTCACCACGGCCGAACGGAAGCGCATCCTCACGAACAACATCTTCGGCGTGGACATCGACCCGCAGGCCGTCGAGACGACGAAGCTCTCCCTGTTGCTGAAGGTGCTCGAAGGAGAATCGGAGCAGACCCTCTCGTCGCAGTTCAAGCTGTTCCATGAGCGCGCCCTTCCCGACCTAGGGAACAACATCAAGTGCGGAAACTCCCTCATCGGGTCCGATTTCTACCAAGGCGCCAGCGGCGTACTGCCGATGTTCGGAGAGGAGGAACGGCTCCGGATCAACGTGTTCGACTGGGAGAAGGAGTTTCCGCGGATCCTCGGAGGCGCCGATCCCGGGTTCGACGTGGTGATCGGCAACCCGCCTTACATCCGAATCCAGGCGCTAAAGGAATGGGCGCCGTTGGAAGTGGAGTTCTACAAACAGCGGTACGCCTCTGCCGGGAAGGGAAATTACGATATCTACGTCGTGTTCGTGGAGAAGGGTTTATCGCTCCTGAACGGAAAGGGGCGGCTCGGGTACATCCTCCCGCATAAATTCTTCAACGCGCAGTACGGGGAACCCCTGCGCGGCTTGGTCGCGAAGGGAAGGCACCTCGCAGAAGTCGTCCATTTTGGTGATCAGCAGGTCTTCAGCGGGGCAACGACATACACCTGTCTTATGTTCCTCGAAAAGTCGGGGATGGATGAGTGCCGATTCGCCAAGGTGAGCGACATCTCCTCGTGGAATACCTCTATTAATATGGCAAGGGTATATTCTCGTTTCCCGGAAAAGGAGGCCTTACCCGACAAGAGTTCAGGGATCGAAGGGGCGATCCCCGCGCGAACCATCGGTGCCTCAGAGTGGAATTTTGTTGTAGGGAAACTCTCTGCCTTGCAAAGATTATGGAATCTTCCTGTAAAACTTGCGGACATGGCAGATATTTTTGTTGGGTTACAAACCAGTGCCGATAAGATTTACATTCTGGAAGGCGATCTGTCAAAAAAGGGATTGGTTAAGGTTAGAGATAGCTTAGGTAATGAGTTGCGTCTTGAGCGGGAAATATTAAAACCGTTTCTAAAAGATGCCGGGATATCTACATATGCTCCACTTACCTCAAAGCATTGGCTCCTGTTTCCGTATCATTTATCTGAGTCTGGTGCTGTGTTAATTTCACAACAAGAGATGGTGTCTTCTTTCCCGAGAGCATGGGAATATTTAAAGGACAACCGGTTCGCTTTATGCAATAGGGAATCCGGTAAAGCAAACAACGAGGGATGGTATGGATATATCTATAAAAAGAACCTAATTAAATTTCATACGCCCAAATTAATTGTTCAGGTTATATCGAAAACCGGAAAATATTCTTTTGACGATCAATCGCTCTATTTCACTGGAGGTGGGAATGGCCCGTATTATGGCGTCCGGTTGTCCAACCCCAACGATGTTCATTCCCTCCATTATTTACAGGCACTCCTTTCTTCCGAATTGTTGGATTTTCTCCTTCATATCATCAGTTCTCCATTTCGCGGTGGCTATTGGTCGTATGGAAAACGATTTATCGAGCAACTCCCGATACGAACCATCGATTTCTCAGACCCCACAGACAAAGCCCGCCACGATCGGATGGTCGCGCTTGTCGAACTTATGCTCTCGCTCCACAAGCAACTTGCGGCGTCGAACACCGGCCACGAGAAAACCGCCCTCCAGCGTCAGATCGACGCCACAGACCGCCAGATCGACCAGCTCGTCTACGAATTGTACGGCCTGACCGACGAGGAGATCCGGATCGTCGAGGGGGATGTTTCTAAAACATGA